DNA sequence from the Candidatus Sulfotelmatobacter sp. genome:
GGCGTGCGCTCGAACTGGCGCGCAGCGCGACCAGCGGCATCGCGATCACCGTGGCCGGAGGGGCCAGGCCGGCGCGGGAGAAGCGTGCGGACCGGGCGCGACCGGGCGCCCGCGCCGGGAGGCGCCAGATTCGCGCTACACTCACCTCCCATGGCACTCAAGGGCTGGCTTCCGCTCGCGGCCTGGAGGGAAGTGCGCCGCCGCCGCTTTCCGAAGCGAATCCTCGCGGCCATGATGCTGACCGGCGTCGTGGTGGGCGGCGTGTTCGGCATCCTCGGTCTCGAGTTCGCGCGCACGCTTCCAGCGGGACGAAAATGGATCGCGTGGACCCTCGTCTATCTGGGCGTGGCCGGGATCGTCGTCCTGCAACGCCTGCTGCGGGGCCAGGTGATCGCGAGGGTCGAACAGGAGCGCGACGCCGAGGCTGCGCGCGAGATCCAGACCCGGCTCCGCCCGCTGGTGCTGCCGCAGCCGCCCGGCTTCGAGCTGGCCGGTTATTACCGGTCGTACCAGCAAGTGGGCGGCGATTACTACGACACGCTGCTGCTCAAGGATGGCCGTCTGCTGCTCACGATCGCGGACGTCTCCGGCAAGGGCGTGGCCGCAGCGCTCCTGACCGCGAATCTCCAGGCGATCCTCAAGTTCGCGGACCTCGACGAGCGATCGCTCGAGCGCGTCGTCTCGGCGATCAACGTGCACCTTTGCCGCCACACCGAAGCGAACCGCTTCATCACGATGCTGCTCGGCGTGCTCGATCTGGCGGGCCGCCGGTTCACCTACGTCAACGCCGGGCACACGCCCGGCTTCCTCGCGCGGCGGGGGAAGATGATCCGATTGGAAGCGACGGCGCCGCCGCTCGGCATGATCGAGGAGATGCGTTTTCCCTGCTCCGATACGCTGCTCGAGCCGGGCGATGCGATGGTGTTCTACACCGACGGCCTGAGCGAGCGCAGCAACCCGCAGGGGAAGTTCTTCGAGGAGGAGGGCATCGCCGCGGCGCTGGAGCGCGGCGGCAGCGGCTCCGCCGAGGCGATCGTCCAGCGCCTGGTGGACGACTGCGAGGCGTTCGCCCGGGGCCAGCCCGCCGACGACGACACCGCGATTCTCGTGATTCGCGCGAAGGATTCGCCAGCCGCCGGCCCGGCCTGAGGCGCCGGGCATGGGGCCGGCGCCGCGCCCGCGGCAAAGTAGACACCGCGCCCGCGGCAAAGCAGACGCCGCGCCCGGCCGGAACCGGGCCGGGGCGGGTGGCGGCGAT
Encoded proteins:
- a CDS encoding PP2C family protein-serine/threonine phosphatase — its product is MRRRRFPKRILAAMMLTGVVVGGVFGILGLEFARTLPAGRKWIAWTLVYLGVAGIVVLQRLLRGQVIARVEQERDAEAAREIQTRLRPLVLPQPPGFELAGYYRSYQQVGGDYYDTLLLKDGRLLLTIADVSGKGVAAALLTANLQAILKFADLDERSLERVVSAINVHLCRHTEANRFITMLLGVLDLAGRRFTYVNAGHTPGFLARRGKMIRLEATAPPLGMIEEMRFPCSDTLLEPGDAMVFYTDGLSERSNPQGKFFEEEGIAAALERGGSGSAEAIVQRLVDDCEAFARGQPADDDTAILVIRAKDSPAAGPA